A region of Sulfitobacter faviae DNA encodes the following proteins:
- a CDS encoding monovalent cation/H+ antiporter subunit D, with product MTHWLILPIVLPAFIAPFIILAARYHITIQRVLSLFGALALVVVGLGLSVEAASGNVMLYRLSDWAAPFGIVLVGDRLSTLMVTLTAVLALFVLLYVIGSKWDERGRHFHALFQFQLMGIMGAFLTGDLFNLFVFFEVLLIASYGLMIHAGGTPRLRAGVQYVLYNLLGSTLFLFALGAIYAETGTLNMADLAQRVALIDAGATVGIRIAAVLLLMVFAVKAAVVPLHFWLPSSYAEAPGPVAALFAIMTKVGAYAIIRVYTLIFPPELAVTADLHTTWLLPAALLSLALGMIGVLAAKQLDRMVAFSVIGSMGMVMISIALFTPEGIAAALYYIVHSTLAAGALFLIADLARAGRDNLDLTAQPQVAGAKLTSALFFVAAIAMVGVPPLSGFLGKLLIMDAAAASDAWVWIWAVILGASLLSLVGFGRAGSVVFWKARSVTPEEGATPAERPSALSYVAVGGLLALLVAHTLLAGPATQYATAISKQLFGPERYLTTVLETPGKLSDGKEEAH from the coding sequence ATGACCCATTGGCTGATCCTGCCCATCGTGCTGCCCGCGTTTATCGCGCCTTTCATCATTCTGGCCGCACGCTATCACATCACCATCCAGCGGGTGCTGTCGCTGTTTGGCGCGCTTGCGCTGGTCGTCGTGGGGCTTGGCCTCTCGGTCGAGGCGGCGAGCGGCAATGTCATGCTCTACCGTCTCAGCGATTGGGCCGCGCCCTTTGGCATCGTGCTGGTGGGCGACCGCCTGTCGACGCTGATGGTCACGCTGACGGCGGTGCTGGCGCTGTTTGTGCTGCTCTATGTCATCGGCTCCAAATGGGACGAACGCGGGCGGCATTTTCATGCGCTGTTCCAGTTCCAACTGATGGGGATCATGGGCGCCTTCCTGACGGGCGACCTTTTCAACCTCTTCGTCTTTTTCGAAGTGCTGCTGATCGCCTCCTACGGGTTGATGATCCACGCCGGTGGCACGCCGCGTCTGCGGGCGGGGGTGCAATATGTGCTCTATAACCTGCTGGGCTCGACGCTGTTCCTCTTTGCGCTCGGCGCCATCTATGCTGAGACGGGAACGCTCAACATGGCCGATCTGGCGCAGCGCGTTGCCCTGATCGACGCGGGCGCGACCGTGGGCATCCGCATCGCGGCGGTGCTGCTCTTGATGGTCTTTGCGGTCAAAGCCGCCGTCGTGCCGCTGCACTTCTGGCTCCCGTCGAGCTATGCCGAAGCGCCCGGCCCGGTGGCGGCACTTTTCGCCATCATGACCAAGGTCGGCGCCTATGCGATCATCCGCGTCTATACGCTGATCTTCCCGCCCGAACTGGCCGTGACGGCGGATCTGCACACCACATGGCTGCTTCCTGCCGCGCTGCTGTCGCTGGCGCTTGGCATGATCGGCGTTCTGGCGGCCAAGCAGTTGGACCGTATGGTGGCCTTTTCCGTTATCGGCTCCATGGGCATGGTGATGATCTCGATCGCGCTGTTCACGCCCGAGGGGATTGCCGCGGCGCTCTATTATATTGTGCATTCGACACTGGCCGCGGGCGCGCTGTTCCTGATCGCCGATCTGGCGCGGGCCGGGCGCGACAATCTCGATCTGACGGCGCAGCCGCAGGTGGCGGGGGCCAAGCTGACCTCGGCCCTGTTCTTTGTCGCGGCCATTGCCATGGTCGGCGTGCCGCCGCTTTCGGGCTTTCTGGGCAAGCTGCTGATCATGGATGCCGCCGCCGCCAGCGATGCTTGGGTCTGGATCTGGGCCGTGATTTTGGGCGCGAGCCTTTTGAGCCTCGTGGGCTTTGGCCGCGCGGGCAGCGTGGTCTTCTGGAAGGCGCGCAGCGTCACGCCAGAGGAGGGGGCGACCCCGGCCGAGCGCCCCTCGGCGCTGAGCTATGTCGCGGTGGGCGGGCTCTTGGCCCTGCTGGTGGCGCATACGCTGCTGGCCGGACCGGCCACCCAATATGCCACCGCGATCTCAAAGCAATTGTTCGGGCCGGAACGTTACCTGACCACCGTGTTGGAGACCCCCGGCAAACTGTCGGACGGCAAAGAGGAGGCCCATTGA
- a CDS encoding Na+/H+ antiporter subunit C codes for MELLVASAIGILTASGLYLVLRLRSFPVIMGTSLLTYAVNVFLFASGRLTVGAPPILSDAARYTDPLPQALVLTAIVISFGMTAVVVMIALGAYLGNKDDHVDEPLTDTKAEDRT; via the coding sequence ATGGAACTTCTCGTCGCATCCGCCATCGGCATCCTGACGGCCTCTGGCCTCTACCTCGTGCTGCGCTTGCGGAGCTTTCCGGTCATCATGGGCACGTCGCTGCTGACCTATGCGGTGAACGTCTTTCTCTTTGCCTCGGGCCGTTTGACCGTGGGCGCGCCGCCGATCCTGAGTGATGCCGCGCGCTATACCGATCCGCTGCCCCAAGCGCTGGTGCTGACCGCCATCGTGATTTCCTTTGGCATGACCGCCGTGGTGGTGATGATCGCCCTCGGGGCCTATCTGGGCAATAAGGATGATCATGTGGACGAGCCGCTGACCGATACCAAGGCGGAGGACCGCACATGA
- a CDS encoding malonate--CoA ligase, translating into MANPLYDTLFGRHAGKTTAFLHLEGGVTLTHAGFLSRAGRFANVLTGLGVKPGDRLAVQIDKSADALALYAACVQAGVIFLPLNPAYTAEEVRYFVTDSGAVAFVCQPARRNEMAPLAKDTGCQLETLGSENDGSFADRAASAPDQFETVARGADDLAAFLYTSGTTGRSKGAMLTQANLLSNAQTLADLWRFTNADVLLHALPIFHTHGLFVATNVTLVAGGAIIFMPKLDIDRLIDRMPHATAMMGVPTFYTRLLDDARFTSETAANMRLFISGSAPLLAETHVDFEARTGHRILERYGMTETNMNTSNPYEGERRAGTVGLPLPDVELKITDPETGATLPDGEIGSIEVRGPNVFKGYWQMPEKTAAELREDGFFITGDLGRRDADGYVTIVGRDKDLIISGGYNIYPKEVELLLDDQPGVLESAVIGVPHPDFGESVVAVLVARRGVELDVAQIAEGVAGSLAKFKQPQKLIVLPELPRNTMGKVQKNVLRENYRDLFQPE; encoded by the coding sequence ATGGCAAACCCCCTTTATGACACTCTGTTTGGCCGTCACGCTGGCAAGACGACCGCCTTTTTGCACCTTGAGGGCGGGGTGACGCTGACCCATGCGGGCTTTCTGAGCCGGGCGGGCCGCTTTGCCAATGTGCTGACCGGGTTGGGGGTGAAGCCGGGCGACCGGCTGGCGGTGCAGATCGACAAATCCGCGGATGCGCTGGCGCTTTATGCCGCTTGCGTGCAGGCGGGGGTGATCTTTCTGCCGCTGAACCCGGCCTATACGGCGGAGGAGGTGCGCTATTTCGTGACCGACAGCGGGGCGGTGGCTTTCGTCTGCCAGCCTGCGCGGCGCAATGAGATGGCGCCGCTTGCCAAGGATACGGGTTGCCAGCTTGAGACGCTGGGCAGCGAAAATGATGGTAGTTTTGCGGATCGTGCAGCCTCGGCCCCCGATCAGTTCGAGACCGTCGCGCGTGGGGCCGATGATCTGGCCGCCTTCCTCTATACCTCCGGCACGACGGGGCGCTCAAAGGGGGCGATGCTGACGCAGGCGAACCTTTTGTCCAACGCGCAGACGCTGGCCGATCTGTGGCGCTTCACCAATGCGGACGTGCTGCTCCATGCGCTGCCGATCTTCCACACCCACGGGCTTTTCGTGGCGACGAATGTGACGCTGGTGGCGGGGGGTGCGATAATCTTCATGCCCAAGCTCGACATCGACCGATTGATCGACCGGATGCCCCATGCCACCGCGATGATGGGGGTGCCCACCTTCTACACCCGGCTGCTGGACGACGCGCGTTTTACCAGCGAGACGGCGGCAAATATGCGGCTGTTCATCTCGGGCTCGGCCCCGCTGTTGGCGGAAACCCATGTGGATTTCGAGGCCCGGACTGGCCACCGTATTCTTGAGCGTTACGGCATGACCGAGACCAATATGAACACCAGTAACCCCTATGAGGGCGAGCGCCGTGCGGGCACCGTGGGCCTGCCGCTGCCGGATGTGGAGTTGAAGATCACCGACCCCGAAACCGGCGCGACCCTGCCGGATGGCGAGATCGGCAGCATCGAAGTGCGGGGGCCCAACGTCTTCAAGGGCTATTGGCAAATGCCCGAGAAGACTGCCGCCGAATTGCGCGAAGACGGGTTTTTCATCACCGGCGATCTGGGGCGGCGCGATGCGGATGGCTATGTCACCATCGTGGGCCGCGACAAGGATCTGATCATTTCAGGCGGCTATAACATCTACCCCAAAGAGGTCGAACTGCTGCTCGACGACCAACCAGGCGTGTTGGAAAGCGCGGTGATCGGCGTGCCGCACCCCGATTTCGGCGAAAGCGTCGTGGCGGTGCTGGTGGCACGCCGGGGCGTGGAGCTGGACGTGGCGCAGATCGCTGAGGGCGTGGCCGGATCGCTGGCCAAGTTCAAACAGCCCCAGAAGTTGATCGTGCTGCCGGAACTGCCGCGCAACACGATGGGCAAGGTGCAAAAGAATGTGCTGCGCGAAAACTACCGGGACCTCTTCCAACCGGAGTGA
- a CDS encoding TRAP transporter large permease, whose product MDWALILTFMLGSLAVLLLIGLPVAFAFIAVTTVGAYFVLGGERGILQLARNSAQSVANFQLAPIPLFILMGEILFQTGVAHRAIDAIERVVTRIPGRMSVVTIFGGTIFAALSGSTIANTAMLGGTLLPGMLKRGYHPSMAMGPIMASGAIAMLIPPSALAVLVGSLAGISIAGLLIAGVLPALLLAVLFVAYVVGRSILDPKVAPPDVYEDMPLRDRWTPFAIYVLPLTVLFAVVIGSLLAGIATPTESAALGSITAVIIGAAYRALSWEKMGLALMETLKLSVMILFIIAASQTFAQVLSFSGATNGLINAINAVDPTPLMVLLGMIAILLFLGCFIDQVSMLMVTVPVFVPLAGAMEINELTLGVVYLLTMEIGLLTPPFGLLLFVMRGVAPEEIRMPQIYASVMPFLLIKLFVLALVVWLPGIGTWLPGLMGR is encoded by the coding sequence ATGGATTGGGCTTTGATCCTGACGTTCATGCTGGGCAGCCTCGCCGTGCTTTTGCTGATCGGCTTGCCAGTCGCCTTTGCCTTTATCGCCGTGACCACCGTGGGCGCATACTTCGTGCTGGGGGGCGAGCGCGGCATTCTGCAACTGGCGCGCAACTCGGCGCAGTCGGTGGCGAATTTCCAGCTTGCCCCGATACCCCTGTTCATCCTGATGGGGGAGATCCTCTTCCAGACCGGGGTGGCGCACCGCGCCATCGACGCCATTGAGCGGGTGGTGACGCGCATCCCGGGCCGCATGTCAGTGGTGACGATCTTTGGCGGCACGATCTTTGCGGCACTCTCAGGCTCGACCATCGCCAATACCGCGATGCTGGGCGGCACGCTGCTGCCGGGGATGCTGAAACGCGGCTACCACCCCTCGATGGCCATGGGGCCGATCATGGCTTCGGGCGCGATTGCGATGCTGATCCCGCCCTCGGCGCTGGCGGTGCTGGTGGGTTCGCTTGCCGGTATTTCCATCGCGGGGCTGCTGATCGCGGGGGTGCTTCCGGCCCTGCTGCTGGCGGTGCTTTTCGTGGCCTATGTGGTGGGGCGCAGTATATTGGACCCAAAGGTCGCGCCGCCCGATGTTTACGAGGATATGCCGCTGCGCGACCGGTGGACGCCCTTCGCAATCTACGTCTTGCCGCTGACGGTTCTTTTCGCGGTGGTGATCGGCTCCCTGCTGGCAGGGATCGCCACGCCTACGGAGAGCGCTGCGCTGGGCAGTATCACGGCGGTGATCATCGGGGCAGCCTATCGGGCCTTGAGTTGGGAGAAGATGGGTCTTGCTCTGATGGAGACGCTGAAACTGTCGGTGATGATCCTGTTCATCATTGCGGCCAGCCAGACCTTTGCTCAGGTGCTGAGCTTTTCCGGCGCGACCAACGGGTTGATCAATGCGATCAACGCGGTCGATCCGACGCCCTTGATGGTGCTTTTGGGGATGATTGCGATCCTGCTTTTTCTGGGGTGTTTCATTGATCAAGTGTCGATGTTGATGGTGACGGTCCCGGTTTTCGTACCCCTAGCGGGCGCGATGGAGATCAATGAGCTGACCCTCGGCGTGGTTTACCTGCTGACCATGGAAATCGGCTTGCTGACACCGCCCTTCGGGCTGCTCCTCTTCGTCATGCGGGGCGTGGCCCCCGAGGAGATCCGGATGCCGCAAATCTATGCCTCGGTGATGCCCTTTTTGTTAATCAAGCTCTTCGTGCTGGCGCTGGTCGTCTGGCTGCCGGGCATTGGCACTTGGTTACCGGGCTTGATGGGCCGTTGA
- a CDS encoding TRAP transporter small permease produces the protein MFDRTLRGLAVFSAGILGVIAVFIALNVVLRNLGLPVVYGALDAIQYALMIATFLGAPWVLSIGGHVKVDLITSNLAPRTAHQLTRLTSAIGAVTAGVLGWYGLQAVLASAARGSMIRTSFVIPEWWMLAFVPLSLALCTVIFIRRLFYPETAERSLSGL, from the coding sequence ATGTTTGACCGGACACTCCGGGGGCTGGCCGTCTTTTCGGCTGGTATCCTCGGGGTGATCGCGGTGTTCATCGCTCTCAATGTTGTGCTGCGCAATCTTGGCCTGCCGGTGGTCTATGGCGCGTTGGATGCGATCCAATATGCGCTGATGATCGCCACTTTCCTAGGCGCGCCATGGGTGTTGTCGATTGGGGGGCATGTGAAGGTCGATCTGATCACCAGCAATCTTGCGCCACGCACGGCCCATCAGCTCACCCGTCTCACCAGCGCTATCGGCGCTGTTACGGCGGGGGTGCTGGGGTGGTACGGGTTACAAGCGGTGCTGGCCTCCGCCGCGCGCGGGTCGATGATCCGCACGTCATTCGTCATCCCGGAATGGTGGATGCTGGCCTTTGTGCCGCTGTCATTGGCGCTTTGCACGGTTATTTTCATTCGCCGCCTTTTCTATCCGGAAACGGCCGAGCGTAGTCTGAGTGGTCTTTGA
- the dctP gene encoding TRAP transporter substrate-binding protein DctP, whose translation MKTTTTLSAAVFAVSTFASGSIAQAEEVTLRAVSAFTLGTAFSREFESFVEWINENGKGVVQINLVGGPEAVPPFELGNAVQSGVVDIANNTTAYYPNLLPTGDALHLAENTIQDQRANGCYELVDRIHQEQMNVKYLAHAGDGIGYHLYLTKPVEGPDLSGLTIRTTPVYQAMFTQLGANLVRTAPGEVYSALERGAIDGYGWPSQGVLDLGWDEQTKYRVDPSFYNVDVNVLVNLDTWNGLTEAQRAKLAEGAAWMEELNNDNADRNASEYAAQAEAGIETITFGEADAETWIAAARDAGWAAVEEVDADLAQQMRACMTK comes from the coding sequence ATGAAAACAACAACCACGCTTAGCGCGGCGGTCTTTGCCGTCAGCACATTTGCCTCCGGCAGCATCGCTCAGGCCGAAGAAGTGACCCTGCGGGCCGTTTCGGCCTTCACCCTCGGCACCGCTTTCAGCCGCGAGTTCGAGTCCTTTGTCGAGTGGATCAACGAGAACGGCAAGGGGGTCGTGCAGATCAATCTGGTCGGCGGTCCTGAGGCCGTGCCGCCATTTGAACTGGGCAATGCGGTGCAGTCCGGCGTCGTCGACATCGCCAACAACACCACGGCCTATTACCCCAACCTGCTGCCCACCGGCGACGCACTGCATTTGGCCGAGAACACCATTCAGGACCAGCGCGCCAACGGCTGCTATGAACTGGTCGACCGTATCCATCAAGAGCAGATGAATGTGAAATACCTCGCCCATGCGGGCGACGGAATCGGCTATCACCTTTATCTCACCAAACCGGTCGAGGGGCCGGATCTGAGCGGTCTGACCATCCGCACCACGCCGGTTTACCAAGCGATGTTTACGCAGCTTGGTGCCAACCTCGTGCGGACCGCGCCGGGCGAGGTCTACAGCGCGCTGGAGCGTGGTGCGATTGACGGCTACGGCTGGCCCTCGCAGGGGGTGCTGGACCTTGGTTGGGACGAGCAGACGAAGTACCGTGTCGACCCGAGCTTTTACAACGTCGATGTTAACGTTCTCGTGAACCTTGATACTTGGAACGGGCTGACGGAGGCGCAGCGCGCCAAGTTGGCGGAAGGTGCCGCTTGGATGGAAGAGCTGAACAACGACAACGCGGATCGGAACGCCTCGGAATATGCGGCGCAGGCCGAGGCGGGTATCGAGACGATCACCTTTGGCGAGGCCGATGCCGAGACTTGGATCGCTGCCGCCCGCGATGCCGGTTGGGCCGCGGTGGAAGAGGTCGATGCCGATCTTGCGCAGCAGATGCGCGCCTGCATGACCAAGTGA
- a CDS encoding UdgX family uracil-DNA binding protein (This protein belongs to the uracil DNA glycosylase superfamily, members of which act in excision repair of DNA. However, it belongs more specifically to UdgX branch, whose founding member was found to bind uracil in DNA (where it does not belong), without cleaving it, appears to promote DNA repair by a pathway involving RecA, rather than base excision.), protein MHRVSLPPIGTAKAWREAARGFLAAGVPPEQILWGDHAAAPDLFGAEAAPAASGRTAVPRSFVSMAETAVWHSDPERFARLYAFLWRLKDAPHLMSDRGDADLAVLRGMEKNVRRCQHKMKAFVRFREIGDPNAPRRSFAAWFEPTHHTVEPTADFFVRRFSDMDWRILTPDVSAIFEGGKLSFQEGHTKPDLPEDAGEQLWITYFQNIFNPARLMVKAMQSEMPKKYWKNMPEAAFIPQMIAEAPARARAMAEAAPTLPPARMDRVQAQLSAFDSAWDGPAEELPSAIRACTRCPLHCHATQAVPGEGPRDADLMVVGEQPGDQEDLAGRPFVGPAGQMFDRIAGEAGLDRDAAFVTNAVKHFKFTARGKRRIHQRPETPEIDQCRWWMNAEVAQVQPKLILAMGATAAQSLTGKGAGILKRRGTIEAGPEGIPVLITLHPSYLLRVPDPAAREEAEAQFRSDLAMAARMMAEAA, encoded by the coding sequence ATGCACCGCGTCTCCCTGCCCCCCATCGGCACCGCCAAGGCATGGCGCGAGGCGGCGCGTGGCTTTCTGGCCGCGGGCGTGCCGCCCGAGCAGATCCTCTGGGGCGATCATGCCGCCGCGCCTGACCTTTTCGGCGCGGAGGCCGCACCGGCCGCCTCGGGCCGCACCGCAGTGCCGCGCAGCTTCGTGTCGATGGCCGAGACGGCGGTCTGGCACAGCGACCCGGAACGTTTCGCGCGGCTTTATGCCTTCCTCTGGCGCCTGAAGGACGCGCCGCATCTGATGTCAGACCGCGGCGATGCCGACCTCGCCGTCTTGCGGGGGATGGAGAAGAACGTCCGCCGCTGCCAGCACAAGATGAAAGCCTTCGTCCGCTTCCGCGAGATCGGTGATCCGAACGCCCCGCGCCGCAGCTTCGCCGCATGGTTCGAGCCCACGCATCACACGGTGGAGCCTACGGCGGATTTCTTCGTGCGGCGGTTTTCCGACATGGACTGGCGCATTCTCACGCCCGATGTCTCGGCTATCTTCGAGGGCGGCAAGCTCAGCTTTCAGGAAGGCCACACCAAGCCCGACCTGCCCGAGGACGCGGGCGAGCAGTTGTGGATCACCTACTTCCAGAACATCTTCAATCCCGCCCGCCTGATGGTGAAGGCGATGCAATCGGAGATGCCCAAGAAATACTGGAAGAACATGCCTGAGGCCGCTTTCATCCCCCAGATGATCGCCGAGGCCCCGGCCCGCGCCCGCGCCATGGCCGAAGCCGCCCCGACCCTGCCGCCGGCGCGGATGGACCGGGTGCAGGCGCAGCTTTCGGCCTTTGATTCCGCTTGGGACGGCCCGGCCGAAGAGCTTCCGTCCGCGATCCGCGCCTGCACCCGCTGCCCGCTGCATTGCCACGCCACGCAGGCCGTGCCGGGCGAAGGGCCACGAGATGCCGATCTGATGGTTGTGGGCGAACAGCCCGGCGATCAAGAAGACCTCGCGGGCCGCCCCTTCGTCGGACCGGCGGGGCAGATGTTCGACCGCATTGCCGGGGAAGCGGGCCTCGACCGAGACGCCGCCTTCGTCACCAATGCGGTTAAACACTTCAAATTCACCGCCCGCGGCAAACGCCGCATCCATCAGCGCCCCGAGACGCCGGAGATCGACCAGTGCCGCTGGTGGATGAACGCCGAGGTGGCGCAGGTGCAGCCGAAACTCATCCTCGCCATGGGCGCCACCGCGGCGCAGAGCCTGACCGGCAAGGGCGCGGGCATCTTGAAACGCCGCGGCACGATAGAGGCGGGGCCGGAGGGCATTCCGGTGTTGATCACCCTGCACCCCTCCTACCTCTTGCGCGTCCCCGACCCCGCGGCGCGCGAGGAGGCCGAGGCGCAGTTCCGCTCCGACCTCGCGATGGCGGCGCGGATGATGGCCGAGGCGGCTTAA
- a CDS encoding SOS response-associated peptidase — protein MCNLYSLTKGQDAIRGWFDGIEDNAGNLPPMPGIYPDYPAPVVRHGDTGPVLEMMRWGMPSPAFALKGKKTDRGVTNIRNIASPHWRRWLVREHRCVVPFTAFSEPLNRPGERSRPVWFALGEDRPLAFFAGVWTQWTSVRKLKDGETTDNLYGFLTTEPNAEVGAVHPKAMPVILTTPDEVLTWLSAETADLPRLQRPLPDGALQVIDPED, from the coding sequence ATGTGCAATCTCTACTCCCTCACCAAAGGGCAGGACGCGATCCGCGGCTGGTTCGACGGGATCGAGGACAATGCAGGCAATCTGCCGCCCATGCCTGGCATCTACCCCGATTACCCCGCCCCGGTAGTGCGCCACGGCGACACCGGCCCGGTGCTTGAGATGATGCGGTGGGGGATGCCGTCCCCGGCCTTTGCGCTCAAGGGCAAGAAGACTGACCGCGGCGTCACCAACATCCGCAACATCGCCTCACCGCATTGGCGGCGCTGGCTGGTGCGGGAGCATCGCTGCGTCGTGCCCTTCACCGCCTTTTCCGAGCCGCTGAACCGCCCCGGCGAACGCTCGCGCCCGGTCTGGTTCGCGCTTGGCGAGGACCGCCCGCTGGCCTTCTTCGCCGGGGTCTGGACGCAGTGGACCTCCGTGCGAAAACTGAAGGACGGGGAGACTACCGACAACCTCTATGGCTTCCTGACGACCGAGCCCAATGCCGAGGTCGGTGCCGTGCACCCCAAGGCGATGCCGGTGATCCTGACCACGCCCGATGAGGTGCTGACGTGGCTCAGCGCCGAGACCGCCGACCTGCCAAGGCTGCAACGTCCGCTGCCCGACGGCGCCCTTCAGGTCATTGACCCCGAGGATTAA
- a CDS encoding ImuA family protein yields the protein MTTDSTYGQVLTLPRRRPSTPPEPGVLATHAPLTDVFPQAFASASASGFVLSLLPRGKGPVLWVQDFLSRRENGAPYTPSLAAFGLEQPVLLVTASHPRDVLWTMEEGAACAGLSAVVGEVHGGPEVLDFTATKRLSLRAEASGVPLYLIRSGDPGGLSAARMRWRIASLPAQAHPDDPQAPGAARWDLELFRARGHAPGRWVADHEPDKRHSPRAADRLRLVPRSDDGALAPGDQPIPQRSGG from the coding sequence ATGACAACCGATTCTACATATGGGCAGGTCCTTACCCTGCCACGGCGACGGCCGTCGACACCGCCCGAACCGGGGGTTCTGGCCACCCATGCGCCGCTGACGGATGTCTTTCCGCAGGCCTTCGCCAGTGCTTCGGCCAGTGGCTTCGTCCTGTCGCTCTTGCCGCGCGGCAAGGGGCCGGTGCTTTGGGTGCAGGACTTCCTGTCGCGGCGCGAGAACGGCGCGCCCTATACGCCGAGCCTTGCAGCCTTCGGGCTGGAGCAGCCGGTGCTTCTGGTCACCGCCAGCCACCCGCGCGACGTGCTTTGGACGATGGAGGAAGGCGCGGCCTGCGCGGGGCTTTCAGCCGTGGTGGGGGAGGTGCATGGCGGGCCGGAGGTGCTGGATTTCACCGCCACCAAACGGCTGTCGCTGCGGGCCGAGGCTTCGGGCGTGCCGCTCTACCTCATCCGCAGCGGCGACCCCGGGGGCCTGAGCGCGGCGCGGATGCGCTGGCGCATCGCCTCCCTGCCCGCACAGGCGCATCCCGACGATCCGCAGGCCCCGGGCGCGGCCCGCTGGGATCTGGAGCTGTTTCGCGCGCGCGGCCATGCGCCGGGGCGTTGGGTGGCCGATCATGAGCCCGACAAACGCCACAGCCCCCGCGCCGCGGATCGTCTCCGTCTGGTTCCCCGATCTGACGATGGAGCGCTGGCGCCGGGTGATCAGCCAATACCGCAGCGTTCCGGGGGATGA
- a CDS encoding Y-family DNA polymerase yields the protein MERWRRVISQYRSVPGDEVPVVLSCDGTHGPVVHGLSAAARARGIETGARVVDVQAIHPDLHVEPADLEGDAALVKRLVHWARRWCPWTARDVDHGLLLDVTGCTHLFGGEAAMLRDIRSRFALQGLTARCAMAPTPGAAQALARFGSGAQICGAEDVGAALAPLPVAALRLDTQTTRLLDRLGLKTIGALSDLPRAALMRRFASLKPERNPLILLDKALGKAADPLNAPPDHRHFMARSRLAEPVLDPAPHLPALVEDLCAQLARAELGARRLRLTVYRIDGDWRGLDTATARASRDAAHLRRLFDGKLENIDSGFGFDLMTLEALASEPLPLMQDHLDGKRDPSADVAGLLDRLVAKLGPEKVSWPQWRETHKPEAVEERAPALQTNPTAAPLLLRERPLRLLTPPEEVRVIYAVPEGPPSQFNWRRVTYKTTRHAGPERIAPEWWRDRPGTRLRDYYKVEVAGGQRFWLYREGVIHDGRGAEPRWFLHGMFA from the coding sequence ATGGAGCGCTGGCGCCGGGTGATCAGCCAATACCGCAGCGTTCCGGGGGATGAGGTGCCGGTGGTCCTGTCGTGCGACGGGACGCACGGGCCGGTGGTCCATGGGCTGAGCGCCGCCGCCCGCGCCCGCGGCATCGAGACGGGCGCGCGGGTGGTCGACGTGCAGGCGATCCATCCCGATCTGCATGTCGAGCCTGCCGATCTGGAGGGCGACGCCGCGCTGGTCAAACGGCTGGTGCATTGGGCGCGGCGCTGGTGCCCCTGGACGGCGCGGGACGTCGATCACGGTCTGCTGCTCGATGTGACTGGCTGCACGCATCTGTTTGGCGGCGAGGCGGCGATGCTGCGCGACATCCGCAGCCGCTTCGCGCTGCAGGGGCTGACCGCGCGCTGCGCCATGGCCCCCACCCCCGGGGCCGCGCAGGCGCTGGCGCGTTTCGGCTCCGGCGCGCAGATCTGCGGGGCCGAGGACGTGGGCGCCGCCCTCGCCCCCCTGCCCGTCGCCGCCCTGCGGCTGGATACGCAGACCACGCGGCTGCTGGACCGGCTCGGCCTCAAGACCATCGGCGCGCTGAGCGATCTGCCCCGCGCCGCACTGATGCGCCGCTTCGCCAGCCTGAAGCCCGAGCGCAACCCGCTGATCCTGCTCGACAAAGCGCTCGGCAAGGCCGCCGACCCGCTGAACGCCCCGCCCGACCACCGTCACTTCATGGCCCGCAGCCGCCTGGCTGAGCCGGTGCTCGACCCCGCCCCGCATCTGCCCGCGCTGGTCGAGGACCTCTGCGCGCAACTGGCCCGGGCGGAACTGGGTGCGCGGCGGCTGCGGCTGACGGTCTACCGCATCGACGGCGACTGGCGCGGCCTCGACACAGCCACCGCCCGCGCCAGCCGGGACGCCGCCCATCTGCGCCGCCTTTTCGACGGCAAGCTCGAGAACATCGACAGCGGCTTTGGCTTCGACCTCATGACGCTGGAGGCGCTGGCGAGCGAGCCGCTGCCGCTGATGCAGGACCACCTCGACGGCAAGCGCGACCCTTCGGCGGACGTGGCCGGGCTCTTGGACCGTCTGGTCGCCAAGCTCGGCCCCGAAAAGGTGAGCTGGCCGCAGTGGCGCGAGACCCACAAGCCCGAGGCGGTGGAAGAACGCGCCCCGGCCCTCCAGACCAACCCCACCGCCGCGCCATTGCTGCTGCGCGAGCGCCCGCTGCGCCTGCTCACTCCGCCCGAGGAGGTGCGCGTGATCTACGCCGTGCCCGAAGGCCCGCCCTCGCAGTTCAACTGGCGCCGCGTCACCTACAAGACCACCCGCCACGCCGGGCCCGAGCGCATCGCGCCGGAATGGTGGCGCGACCGCCCCGGCACCCGTCTGCGCGATTATTACAAGGTGGAGGTGGCGGGCGGCCAGCGCTTCTGGCTCTACCGCGAAGGCGTGATCCACGACGGCCGCGGGGCCGAGCCGCGCTGGTTCCTGCACGGGATGTTCGCCTGA